Genomic DNA from Solanum pennellii chromosome 3, SPENNV200:
GCTAAAACTAAGTGTAACTGTGGACTTGCGCAGACTTCAAACATTCACATTGACAACATATCCTTTATGGGTATTAAAGGAACTTCAGCTACAGAAAGGGCAGTAACACTAGCCTGCAGCGACAGCTTCCCCTGCAGAAGGTTGTACTTGGAAGATATTCAACTTACTTCACCTTCTGGGGATCCTACAACATTTTTTTGCTGGCAGGCATATGGCACAACCTCAGGTTTAAATTATCCCCCTCCTTGCTTTCCTTGTAATGACGGCATTCTTCAGCCAAAATTTTTATCTAACTGGAGTCAATCGATATGATGTCTTCTATTGTAATTGTACAAATGTCTCCACCATATATCAGTCGAAAGCTGCTAAATTCATTGTCATTGATATTCATTTTCCTGAGCAAAGCTAGTTAACTTATCAAGTGGAACAGTTTGGTCCATGACGTACTGATGAGTAGCTTGTCCAAGTACTAATGTTTATGGTAGAAAATCTGAGTGTTGATTAATGGATTGTTATTGCTTCATTCATCTCTAAATAAAGTGCTTGTTCCTTTTCATGAATCTTCATGAAAAGAGAGAGTACGCTATCTAAGTAATTGGATGACAAAACAGGAAATGCTTCGTACATGTATGTATGCTGTGAAGTTGATGCATCTCGATTTACTGATATTGCTAGATCagataagtatttttttattagtaaaTGTCCTTGAAACGATAAACGCTGTGAGACTTAGGAAGTATCGCTATGGTCTTTCTGCAGAATAATTACATCCGTTTGTAGATTTTTGTTTCGGGTTTTATCTTAATCATCTCCGCTGGAAAACTATATTACAATGTAATATACTGTATGAATCTCGTGTTACTTTATGCGTtcacttctttatattttgaatcgCTACACTGAAAATCTTTGCTCTGTTACCATGCGTTCCTTTCATTGAAATAATACATATCATTGTTTAAGAACTACCACAAAATATTAGAATCACGACCttctggagaaaaaaaaaatatcgagTTGGGCTCTAGAAACTTCGTTTGGAATATGGCCAAACCTATACTTTTTAGAGTTTGAAACATATGAAGGTTGCTGAAAGAAAATTGGTAGAACACCGCAAGTGATAAAATGGAATCCCAAAATTAGGTATATttaagttgaaagttgaaaaatGAGAGGGGCACCGGCATAGCGCCCATGCAGGCTCTATTGAATGTCAAAGTCAAAATCACATGTGCTGACACGTTACTTGCCCATGCCATATGATTTGAGTAATAATTTGCTACCTACAAAGCAACAGTTAGGCATTTATTTAGGTATAGTAATAAACTAAAAAGATGCCATGCCGCTATTCAATGGACGTGTAtcccctttctttcttcttagaTTCCTTTAAATCTGTTAATAGTCGCAACAGCACGTGGAAATTCTGTCAGCTACGATACTATGTTGAAGTgcataatcatatcatttaaaaaattaatttatcagagaaagtacatttttattatttaattgcaTTTTCAATGATAATATAATGAATTCGATGtagaataaaaatcaaaataattagcATTGCACATGAAAGTGACAACCTTGAATCGCCAGAAATGGCGACCAAACATGGGACCTTTCGGTTTTAATCCATTGCTTATGCCACAATTTTTTCAAACTACGCGGCTTAAGAAACGCATTCGTGTGGGGAATTTAAACTACCTACAACCATTTTAATAGGCGGCTCTTCTCCATCTAAGTATTTACTAATTTTATGTCTATCTTgcctattttaattattttcatttttctcacgTAGTTATCtgattaaaatttcattttgtcCTATTAATTAGTTTGATAATATTAAACGTATCATTAGTGACAATTTGACACCATACATCTAGCTGGGCCTTTTATCATCTCCTGTTAACCAAGTGGGGGAAGAAAAAAGGACCCCTTCAATtataataattgttattttttgctTGTTTCTACCACGtgataaataattatcaagtgcaTATTTACTGAGCTTACCTAATTCCTTGGCACACTTTCTTTTAACTAAAACAGCGGGGTGATTTGGTATCTGGTTTAGAGGTGAGTTCtgtaaataataaatttcacaTAAGCAGAGGTGGAGTCAGAATTTTTGATAAGGGGGTTCAAAATCTGAAGAAATAGACATACGAAATAGTCGAGGGGGTTTGACATCTACTATATAcctaaaaagttattttaaccatataaaaataatataatttttcgtcgAAGGGGGAATCGAATAAACCTCCTAAACATACCGTGGCTCCGCCACTGcacacaaataataataataatataatactatAATTGATAGCTGGTTCGTAGGTAAGTTATTAATATATAGACCAAAGTATTATCTTTAAATATTCACTCCACTAACACATACATAAATCATGAGATAATTTAATCTATCAATAACTTAATCCTAAGTAAataattcatacttaaaataaccaacaatacaaaaaaattctcaaaactaATTTATATAGTACTACTTTTAAGACACTGATTTAACTATGATTTATTtcttcaaaacaaaaacaattattagGTAGCTTACCGGCGTGGATAAAGGACCAAAAAAGTAGATGGGAATCATATTCCAAACTTTATCActcataattattaattacgAATCATAGAAGAGGAAAAGTCGTATCTCCTATATTGGCGTCTACCTATAAATATGGGTATCCAAATAGCCGATAGAAGCAGAGCATTATCAACTCTTAAGTGTTTTTTCTTTCAGAACAGAGCAAAAAATTAAGGTTTAAAAAATGAGTAGTTCCTTGAATCCCCGTTACTACCACACAGCAAAAGTTGaacaaattgagaaaaaaacaGAAAGACCAATGGAGTATTTCACCAGAGATATACAGAGGCCTAATTCTACGAATATGAGGAAGCCGGCGGCAGCGCCAAAGAAGCTGGAGAGCAAGCCATCGGAAGACATTAATGAAAGCGCAGAGAATTTCATAAAGAAGTTTAAACAACAGCTGCTTCTTCAGAGGCTTGAGTCCATAGAGAACTATGAGCAAATGCTTAAGAGGGGAACATAACGACCTCtgtttcattatttcttttctcaatttttcgcGTGTGTGATGTATGAATTGTTTCATTGTATTGCTATATGTGTATTGTGTGTGTGGTCAATTagtaattcataattaaaaataacttttatatataaaaaaaaatattactggATCTGTTGAAATTTGCCTTCTTGTTGCCGTGCTTTACTCTGTTGAGATGTATAAATCTTCACCCTCAGTGCATTTGCTTGATTTATTCATACataaaatgactcatttcaaaAACCATATGGATATGGTAGATATATCCTTCTTCTCAAACAGGATCGCGATTGAGCTGTATGTATTTATACAGATTGCCCCTCGAGGTATTATCTATCCAAGACCTAATTTGTTCGGCATAACTTTCAAGTTTTTGAATCTTCCGAAATTAAACTTTTACATCGCTTCACCTAAATTCCATAAGAATTAAGTTTATGCAGCATAGtatgtatttttcaaaatttatttagtatttagaAATTAGAATTGAACTTTTTGAGACATGTTCTTTTATcctttttatatgaaaaaaaatctgaTAACTATTTTGTTGGATTTTATTTACCccgatttcttaccataaaaaggttatctttttagaaaaaagttttgaattgactaattatttttcttataggaAAATGTTTAGgattctataaatagaggcatgttccttctaacttaattagcattcacaatgtagtcttaaagactttgagagttttggttagggggagaatttatgggtcacaagcttgatacgttatcacttgtgtgtaCCTCTCATGTATTGtgagtgaatttggttgaggttgtttccctctgtattttgtactctcatatttatagtggattgctcatctcctttgtggacgtagagCAATTGAtggaaccacgttaaatctttgtgttttttgatatatttctcgttgtcttcttattCGTGATTTTTCGAGGTTTACATTACTAGCTTTCGCGTTACACTTGCTTATTTACTGTTCTAACATATTTTTCCTATGTCGTTACCtggttaaaatttaattatgtccTATTTAGattgataataatattaaacatATCATGTGTGACAATTTGACACTACATATCTAGTTGGACCTTTTATCATCTACTGTTAGCTATGTGGAAAGAAAGGACCCCTCTAATTATAATTaccttatttttttggtttgttcCTATCACGTGATAAATGATAATCAAGCGCTTAATATAAAAGCTTACCTAATTTCATGACACGTTTTTTTCCTCCAAAAATACTCAGGATCACTTGGTATCTATCTGATTTAGAGTCTgagttataaaaatattatattctacCTAAGTAATATTATGATTGGTAACATATTGGATTGTATATTAGAATTCATATGACtaatatattgcataaattaagaggaaattttatgtattattttgtacaatagaagaaataaaatagtatttGCATAACTAATTTATTTACAATACGatagaataaattataaattttctcataattaatttgtatattataaatattgacataattttttaaagatttatgaacagtgaagaagaaaatgaagaagaagaatacagaaacaatatttttgttattccaAAAACTTAGTCTAGTTACATTATAGAGCTTCTCTTTCTAATAGTTATGATATCTTAATCACATTTAATTATTCTAATAGACTTCCAATTactaataactaaataaataattaatgaaaagtAAGTTAGTTACACTATAACAttgatttagaaatcacctataaGAACCAAGTTCACACATTTGAATTTGGTTCATTCTTCTCATTCTCAACACTTTCACATTCTAAAAACGATCCTAATTTAACTatgaatatttctttaaaaattaagtaaatggGAATCATATTCCCCACTTTCACaatcataattattaattacgAATCATATAACAGGAAAAGTTGGATCTCTTATATTGGCGTCTACCTATAAATATGGCTATCCAAAAAGCCGATAGGAGCAGAGCATTATCAACTCAAGTGTTTTTTTAGAGCAGAGCAGAAATTAAGCTAAAAAAATGACCAGTTCCTTGAATTCCCTTTACTACCGCACAACCAAAGTCgaagaaattgagaaaaaaacaGAAAGGCCGATGGAGTATTTCACCAGAGAGATACAGAAGCCTAATTCTACAAATATGAAGAAGCCGGCGGCGGCGCCAAAGAAGCTGGAAAGCAAGCCATCGGAAGATATCAATGAAAGTGcggaaaatttcataaagaagTTTAAGAAACATCTGCTTCTTCAGAGAGTTGAGTCCATGGAGAATTAAAATGCTTAAGAGGGGAACATAAGGAGCTCTGTTTTTTTCCCTCAATATTTCGTAtgtattatttatgaattgtttCGTTGTATTGCTATAGGTGTGTGTGGTCATCTATGTCAATCAGTAagtcataattttaaataacttgtaatatatgaaaaattattattgggTTTTTTGAAATTTGCCTTCTTGTTCCCCGTCCTTTACTGCGTGTTTAATTTTTGTAGTGCTGCTTCagagatgcatatttttcaCCATAATTTACTTTCATTGGTAGTTTGGTACTAAGAGTGAAAGGTCTTTCAAAAAGAGGTACTCCTTAgttctttcaatattttatgcAAACACATTCTTCTTTTTGGAGCCAAAAGTCCATAAGGTGTACTCTCTGATTTAAAAAATGTCACTTACTTTGTTTGTAACAATAATTTTGTACAAGTCTTATTTTCCAgttaaattacattatataaattaaaataaatgaagtaaaatttataaaaatacaagaaatatttCTTCATGGTTAACAAGATGTTTCGGGTTTACACCTGGACACATTTGTTGCTTTTAacttcaattttgaaattttttaatgtgaatttaaatttagtaaACTTCAATTCGAGTATTGATCACGAAAGGAGAAAATATAGATAGGTCTTTCTTTAATGATCCTATTGGCAAAAAAGATAATCCCTTTTATGCATATTAAAGGAGAACAGGGTATCTTTATCTTGTCTAGTCCTTCATGAAAATGTGATATTGGAAATCAAGGAATAAAAGAGGTTATTCTCTTACTTTGAACAAACTTTTTGAGGTTGTATTAAAAGCTAGCCAGTAACCTAATTGGTGtttgtttaaattataatttgttaaCAAATTCCTTAAAGTTTTCTAGAAAGGTCTTAATTGTCACAGAAGATGTTCTTTAGAAGGATACTTTACCAACTACTAACCATTTCCAAGTTCTGGCTTTCGGTCCAGTGGTGAAGTTAGGTAGGGGTTTATGGGTTTGGATGATTTCAGTAACTTTTCCGTAGATcctatatttatattagaaaattaagtaATAACTTGTAAACCCCTAACAAAACTGATTGACAATTTAATGATAAGGAAGCGGAAGGAAATTTAGAACCCAAACTCCTAATATTGGCTCCCCCTCTGTTTCGGACAGGCAGCCTTGATAGCAAATTTTGAACGGAGGGAATATCAATTGTTCAAAGCAGGTTGATTTTCAGACtcataaaaagatcaaattcGCTTGTGAGGAActtgttgaaaaaaaatcaaactcgCATGTGAGGCTACAAAGAAGTAGGAACtctgaaaaaaaatcaaactcgCATGTGAGGCTATAAAGAAGTAGGAACTCTTTGGATATTGAATCTCGCTGAAGGGCCGTGTTGCAGTGATGATACATTTAGATGAAAATGAGCCCATAAACAATTCATTCACTCAGTTTATTCAAATTGATTAATAGATTGGgctcaaaattatttaaaattgaatcaagaTTTAATCTATTTAGGTGTGACGCTCTTGAATTACACCTCAAATGGATTGgtatttaattttactttctcaTATTTCAGGTTCTTAATTTTGTGTCTCCTACTCAtgtaatgaaatttttaaaaccaaaaatatCGTTATTTATCTTGACATAATCTGATCTAAGAATTTGTTATCTTTTGAAATTGAACATTTATTTCGCTCGACATATGTTCTACAGAGATAGATCAAGTTATGCATATCATAAGTTGTGTACTATATTCCAAATTTTGTTGTAATGTTCTGAGTTATGCTTTTTTTGAGGTATATATTCTTTATTTGTGTTTGAGAAAAGTATTTGATAGTTAATGTGAGATTACAGAGTGTTTTTGCTACATCTATCTTGAAACGTCTTTAAAAATACTGATATTTAatgacataaatttaaaatcacttcaaaatagaaatatatatttatatgaataaCCCATTTGCATATATCCTCAAGCGTGGTTAAATTGAGTGAATCCGTCAAttatttcacaaaaatattgatCTTAAAATTGATTGATGGATTTGGAAAAAGAtcatttaatgtgatttttgatACGCATATTCGTACGTACGCATCCAATCTTATCATGTGATTCAACAGTTGGCCGAATCAACAGAAACTTTGTATTTTCCACCATTATCACTATTTACCTAATATGAATTGATACGTACTACTATAAATTATTTGAACTCATACATAATTAGGAAAGTAAACCTACTCTAATTAGAGCctcaatataaatttaaaagagtTTTTGTGGCTCTGGTTTATTGTTTGCATGATTAGGTAAACAAGAAGTGTTTAAATCATATTAATCAGTAATTAGTTGCTATTGATGATTTGTCTTTTTTCGAATGATGACTAGACATGGTGATGAAGGGGACATGATTAACCTACTTGTTTGGTCTTATCTGATTAATAAAATTACTAATTAATAGTATGCAACATGAGATTGCCGTCCTTCCATACTTAAACTTGAACATGACAGTGAGtatttctcttcatttttttttatttgctcAAAGCTCTTTTGTATCTGATTAGGTTAATTgcttttattttaataagacTACCATAGCTAGTTGATACCCCCATAATACACAAATGGCATAACATAGAATACAAATTTGCTATAGCAGACACcatgtaaaataaatatgtcTATTTGCGGTGTAAATTTATTAATACACACCTAAAATTGAAATTGTACATAcctcaatgtttttttttttaaaaaaaaaaattcatatgaattgtgatgGAGTATAAAGAGTCTGTTTGaattgacataaaaaataattttaaaaaaaaattaaactgaaataacttttaaatcaaaaaataaaaagtagaaaaacacctatttttttattaatattaatacacACTCAAAATTGAAATTGTACATACCTCAAtgttctttttataaaaaaagtccCTATGAATTGTAATGGAGTACAAAGAGCCAGTTTGAATTTggcttaaaaaaaagtttttaaatcaaaaaataaaaaatcaaactgaAATAACTTTTAatcgaaatataaaaaatagggACAGAccaacttttaatttttaacctTTTGTAAGTCATTTTAAAGTTGTTTTTAATGTTATAAAACACTTCTAAAAGTTCAAAAGgctaaaaataacttaaaattaaattttctcaatttttaaatcaattcaaaCCGACTCTGAATACTCCATTATTTTTAACTAAGGAAGTTCTTCATTTTTAACCCGAAAGGTTTCAAATTTGGATCTCCTTGACTGAGCGTTTAAACCCAATATGAgccattttaaatttaaatggaACATACTCTTTAAAAGAACCATAAATATCATTTGAGACAAGTCGAGCACAAGCTAAAGAACACGTCTGTCTTTTGTAATCCCTTAAGTTCCATGCCAATTATTCAAAATACTATTGAAGAAAGCAACTCAGTAAAGATTTTGcaatcacaagaaaacataaccaattAAGGAATCAAAAACAAGCTTCAAATCAGGACAATTCTCAATTTGTCTTATTACCAACAACCcttgagaaaaagaaaaaaaaaagagagaccCAAATACATAGAATACtcactaaataaaaaatattacatctTTCAGGTAATCAATCAATCATTCTGGATTGTcctaaacatgaaaaaataacaaaatatttgaaCATTATACTCCTTAAATTTCTAAGGCTTGATCACTGGGACTTGTACTACAGCAGATTGTTTCTGTGTTTGCTGAGGTTGAAGCAATTGAATGTTAGCCCTTGAGCACGATCGAGCTATTTCGCCAGCTAAGGGAATCACTGGCAATTTGTCGCAGTTACAAATCTCAACCATGAATCCATCTGGATCATGGAAAAACAATTGATCTACATATATTCCTCCTTCTTCAACCAGCTGCCTCGCGTACTTTATCCCCATTTCTGTTAGCTTCTTCTCCACTGCATCTATGCTCTCACACTGCTCATCaatcaacaaaaatttcaataaaaataagttgTTGCAcacattgaaatttttttgtacaACTCTACAAAACTGTTCAATTGTACTTGATCTACCAAATGTATTCGATTCCAATTAGTAACTCTAGTTTATATCTATATAAAAGGCATTACACCATACTCACTAAATTTCATACGTATATTTAGTAAAATCCATAGCAGATAAGCTAAAATCGGCGGAAACAGAACAAATTACCTGGAAAGAGATATGGTTATCTTTGGGATTGATTTCAGTTTTCTTTGGCATTTTCTCAGGATCTTCCGATTGAAGTAGATGAATCCCAATTCCATAGCTAAACAGCCTGAAACACGAAGAAAAACACAGAATCTCAATACAAAAAtctgataaaaataaagattcaGAAAGGATCTTAATCAATCAAATCATAATAGTAAAATTTTGGTTCATGCATCTTTTTCCTTCGTAatttattataagcatgaaattACCAAGCGCCATTAAAATTGAATGATCCAGGCCTCCTTACAGGCACAAAACCAAGAACATTCTTGTaaaattcaattgatttttcaaCTGATCTGCAAACAAGGGAGATATGATTCAGCGATGTCAAAGCAAGTGGATTTCCACTATTCCCCTTCA
This window encodes:
- the LOC107013882 gene encoding pathogen-associated molecular patterns-induced protein A70-like, translated to MSSSLNPRYYHTAKVEQIEKKTERPMEYFTRDIQRPNSTNMRKPAAAPKKLESKPSEDINESAENFIKKFKQQLLLQRLESIENYEQMLKRGT
- the LOC107014101 gene encoding uncharacterized protein LOC107014101 gives rise to the protein MTSSLNSLYYRTTKVEEIEKKTERPMEYFTREIQKPNSTNMKKPAAAPKKLESKPSEDINESAENFIKKFKKHLLLQRVESMEN
- the LOC107013745 gene encoding uncharacterized protein LOC107013745, giving the protein MKGNSGNPLALTSLNHISLVCRSVEKSIEFYKNVLGFVPVRRPGSFNFNGAWLFSYGIGIHLLQSEDPEKMPKKTEINPKDNHISFQCESIDAVEKKLTEMGIKYARQLVEEGGIYVDQLFFHDPDGFMVEICNCDKLPVIPLAGEIARSCSRANIQLLQPQQTQKQSAVVQVPVIKP